One genomic region from Nocardia vinacea encodes:
- a CDS encoding ABC transporter permease, with amino-acid sequence MAISSYAPKGFGWVTRYFRRGSRVLGAVDGFGFVAVFVWQVLAAIPLTLRRYRGETMRAITDMTWGRGSVVVGGGTVPMMIVLGLVMGASVAVESFATLSMLGMGPVTGIVSAYATTRELAPIAAAVGFAAQAGCRITAEIGSMRISEEIDAIEALGLRSVPFVVTTRVLAGALAIVPTFLIALILSYAACRGIITLVHGQSAGVYDHYFFQFVAGFDVIAAVIKVAIFGTVVILVHSYYGFFATGGPEGVGIASGRAVRTSFVAIIAIDMVLSIVLWGFNAAISFTG; translated from the coding sequence ATGGCGATTTCGTCCTACGCACCCAAGGGATTCGGCTGGGTCACGCGGTACTTCCGTCGCGGCAGTCGGGTGCTCGGCGCGGTCGACGGTTTCGGCTTCGTCGCCGTATTCGTCTGGCAGGTGCTCGCGGCGATTCCGTTGACGCTCAGGCGGTATCGCGGTGAGACCATGCGTGCCATCACCGATATGACCTGGGGCCGCGGCTCGGTCGTAGTGGGCGGCGGCACGGTGCCGATGATGATCGTGCTCGGTCTGGTGATGGGCGCCTCCGTCGCGGTCGAATCGTTCGCGACGCTGAGCATGCTCGGGATGGGGCCGGTCACCGGCATCGTCTCGGCCTACGCCACCACTCGTGAGTTGGCGCCGATCGCGGCCGCGGTCGGTTTCGCCGCGCAGGCGGGTTGCCGGATCACCGCGGAGATCGGTTCGATGCGCATCTCCGAGGAGATCGACGCCATCGAGGCGCTCGGTCTGCGCTCGGTGCCGTTCGTGGTCACCACACGGGTGCTCGCGGGTGCATTGGCCATCGTGCCGACCTTCCTGATCGCGCTGATCCTCAGCTATGCGGCTTGCCGCGGCATCATCACGCTGGTACACGGCCAATCCGCGGGCGTCTACGACCACTACTTCTTCCAGTTCGTCGCCGGCTTCGATGTGATCGCCGCGGTGATCAAGGTCGCCATCTTCGGGACGGTGGTGATCCTGGTGCACAGCTATTACGGATTCTTCGCCACGGGCGGGCCCGAGGGCGTCGGTATCGCGTCGGGTCGCGCGGTACGCACGAGTTTCGTGGCCATTATCGCGATCGACATGGTGCTCAGCATTGTGCTGTGGGGCTTCAACGCGGCGATCAGTTTTACGGGGTAG
- a CDS encoding MlaD family protein, giving the protein MPKYGMPGVAADNKRSRTVGSAIIALIAVVALTTTLYRNLRADEGLRIALHTQEIGDGVSAGTQVRLDGVLVGTVARIAPDERGTQRITLQLDQSRLFGIDDSLRVDYAPANLFGISELELRRGPGGSPLRPDAVIDLTGRRAADVYDATMGSILRSLSQVGATLFTPQLATVIAQVSADFQAFTPLVQALITVARTIADNQTMPTSELVGRLGPAFDGGGKFAGATIQVLDQIRDIKILQTDREHYDRGVTALTGSILPALGTTLTTAGGHFAEGADMLAPILNVLAQMVPRPQQSAAELCALLERLRAAMPDTSDGPVLNLEVDLRGVPGIAVPLLGPAGVR; this is encoded by the coding sequence ATGCCGAAGTATGGAATGCCCGGTGTCGCCGCGGATAACAAGCGTTCGCGGACGGTCGGATCAGCGATCATCGCGCTGATAGCCGTTGTCGCCCTTACGACTACGCTCTATCGGAACCTGCGCGCCGACGAGGGCTTGCGGATCGCCTTGCACACCCAGGAAATCGGTGACGGTGTCAGCGCGGGCACGCAGGTGCGTCTCGACGGTGTGCTGGTCGGCACGGTGGCGCGGATAGCGCCGGATGAGCGCGGTACCCAGCGAATCACCTTGCAGCTGGATCAGTCTCGGCTCTTCGGCATCGATGACAGCCTGCGCGTCGACTACGCGCCCGCCAACCTGTTCGGTATCAGCGAACTCGAATTGCGCCGTGGCCCGGGCGGTTCGCCGCTGCGACCGGATGCGGTCATCGATCTGACCGGCAGACGCGCGGCGGATGTCTACGACGCGACGATGGGCAGCATCCTGCGCAGCCTGTCTCAGGTCGGCGCGACCCTATTCACACCGCAGCTGGCCACTGTCATCGCCCAGGTCTCCGCGGACTTCCAGGCATTCACCCCGCTGGTGCAGGCGCTGATCACGGTGGCGCGCACCATTGCCGACAACCAGACCATGCCGACCTCCGAACTCGTCGGCAGACTCGGCCCGGCCTTCGACGGCGGCGGCAAATTCGCGGGTGCGACCATCCAGGTCCTCGATCAGATCCGCGATATCAAGATCCTGCAGACCGATCGCGAACACTACGACCGCGGTGTCACCGCACTGACCGGCAGCATCCTGCCCGCGCTCGGGACCACGCTGACCACCGCGGGCGGCCACTTCGCCGAGGGTGCCGACATGCTCGCACCGATACTGAATGTGTTGGCGCAGATGGTCCCCCGGCCCCAGCAGTCCGCGGCCGAGCTGTGCGCCCTGCTCGAACGGCTGCGGGCGGCCATGCCGGATACATCCGACGGTCCGGTGCTGAATCTCGAGGTCGATCTGCGGGGTGTGCCCGGTATCGCGGTGCCGCTGCTCGGTCCGGCGGGTGTGCGATGA
- a CDS encoding Fic family protein yields the protein MDSVSLWPKVEWEEHEWVPTIPPELVSRRIRELHRGRYRSAVVPMIADRTITLPSSVLALADEASIEVARFDAELGMQLMPFGAILLRSESTSSSRIENLTSGAKAIALAELRATDQRNAVEIVGNVHAMQTAIDVEGELDESLILGMHAALMAGHSRDPAGQWRTQQVWIGGDNYGPHGADFVAPHHDHIPNAIADLMVFVRRDDIPILVHAAIAHAQFETIHPFTDGNGRTGRALLHSMLRAKELTRNVTVPIAAGLLSDVNAYFDALTAYRSGDAVPIVHQVASASFAAIINARQLVSEITEIRQRWSSAITARSQATAWQVADLAVRLPVFDAEAVARELAIPSSNALRAIEPLVQAGVVTEFTGMRKNRMWQAREILDALDAFAARAGRRNLG from the coding sequence ATGGACTCGGTTTCGCTGTGGCCGAAGGTGGAGTGGGAGGAACACGAGTGGGTTCCGACTATTCCGCCCGAACTTGTGTCGCGACGGATTCGGGAGTTGCATCGTGGACGTTATCGCTCGGCAGTGGTGCCGATGATCGCCGACCGGACGATCACTCTGCCGAGTTCGGTACTCGCGCTTGCGGACGAGGCTTCGATCGAGGTCGCCCGCTTCGACGCCGAACTCGGCATGCAGCTGATGCCCTTCGGCGCCATACTCCTGCGATCCGAGTCGACCTCGTCTTCTCGAATCGAGAATCTGACCTCCGGTGCGAAAGCGATTGCTCTGGCCGAACTCAGAGCTACCGATCAGCGCAATGCGGTGGAGATCGTCGGCAATGTCCACGCGATGCAGACCGCCATCGACGTCGAGGGTGAACTGGACGAATCACTGATTCTCGGGATGCACGCGGCACTGATGGCCGGGCACAGCCGAGACCCGGCCGGGCAGTGGCGAACACAGCAGGTATGGATCGGCGGCGACAATTACGGACCGCACGGTGCAGATTTCGTCGCGCCCCACCACGACCATATTCCGAACGCGATAGCCGATCTGATGGTGTTCGTGCGCCGTGACGACATTCCGATCCTTGTTCATGCAGCCATCGCTCATGCGCAGTTCGAAACCATCCACCCGTTTACCGATGGCAACGGCCGTACCGGGCGAGCCCTGCTCCATTCGATGCTTCGTGCGAAGGAACTCACCCGGAACGTGACTGTCCCCATCGCCGCAGGTCTCCTCTCCGACGTCAACGCCTATTTCGACGCGTTGACCGCCTATCGCTCGGGCGACGCGGTACCGATTGTTCATCAGGTGGCGTCGGCGTCGTTCGCCGCGATCATCAATGCCCGTCAACTGGTTTCGGAGATTACCGAGATTCGGCAACGCTGGAGCAGTGCGATTACCGCTCGGTCTCAAGCCACCGCGTGGCAAGTCGCCGATCTCGCCGTGCGACTACCCGTCTTCGACGCCGAGGCTGTTGCTCGGGAACTTGCCATTCCGTCGTCCAACGCACTCCGTGCGATAGAGCCACTCGTCCAGGCGGGCGTGGTCACCGAGTTCACCGGCATGCGTAAGAACCGGATGTGGCAGGCGAGAGAGATTCTGGATGCGTTGGACGCGTTCGCCGCGCGCGCCGGTCGCCGAAATCTGGGCTGA
- a CDS encoding aminoglycoside phosphotransferase family protein — MIVVPEFFADRLAKMEPAARAWLDGLPELAARFAERWELRFEGAPMYGYGGLVLPAVCADDSRVVLKLGHLTPETRDEPVALTAWAGNGAVRLLDSDAEHGALLLERLDPTRSLDFEPIDDAVRIISVLLHRLAIPAPLGISRDLRTEAERLVEELPKEWQRLGGPFPRKMLDAAVDACAQLGPSAERLLVNEDLHYENVLGGTREPWLVIDPQPLAGDIEFTTLSLLWNRRTESALDDRFATIVDIAGLDPDRARAWTLVRAVQNWLWFVEDEDTEDFGWPAVQAIAPWALR; from the coding sequence GTGATCGTTGTCCCCGAATTCTTCGCCGATCGTCTCGCCAAGATGGAGCCCGCTGCTCGGGCTTGGCTGGATGGTCTGCCCGAACTCGCGGCTCGGTTCGCCGAGCGCTGGGAGCTTCGGTTCGAGGGCGCACCCATGTATGGCTACGGCGGCTTGGTGCTGCCCGCTGTGTGCGCGGATGACAGTCGGGTTGTGCTCAAACTCGGCCATCTCACTCCCGAGACTCGCGACGAACCGGTCGCATTGACCGCTTGGGCGGGCAATGGCGCGGTGCGGTTGCTCGACAGCGACGCCGAGCACGGCGCGCTCCTGCTGGAACGACTCGATCCCACCCGGTCATTGGACTTCGAGCCAATCGACGACGCGGTCCGGATCATCTCCGTCCTGCTGCACAGGCTCGCCATCCCCGCTCCGCTCGGAATCTCCCGCGACCTGCGCACCGAGGCCGAGCGCCTGGTCGAGGAACTGCCGAAAGAGTGGCAGCGCCTCGGCGGACCTTTCCCTCGGAAGATGCTCGACGCGGCCGTCGACGCCTGCGCTCAGCTCGGTCCGAGCGCGGAACGACTCCTGGTGAATGAGGATCTGCACTACGAGAATGTCCTCGGCGGCACCCGTGAACCATGGCTCGTCATCGATCCGCAGCCCCTGGCGGGCGATATCGAATTCACCACGCTGTCGCTGCTGTGGAACCGGCGCACCGAATCCGCGCTCGACGATCGATTCGCCACCATCGTCGATATCGCCGGACTCGATCCGGATCGCGCCCGCGCCTGGACGCTGGTCCGCGCCGTGCAGAACTGGCTGTGGTTCGTCGAAGACGAGGACACCGAAGACTTCGGCTGGCCCGCCGTCCAGGCCATTGCCCCGTGGGCCCTGCGCTGA
- a CDS encoding MlaD family protein, which translates to MQRVRMWFGGNTPILDEPARLRKEVRLGIIGAVLVVIVMGAAAALYVIPFGKTTYTAELSEAQSVKSGDDIRLAGISVGTVKSLELKPDKVVMRFTVDSDVFVGDQTSLEVRMLTVVGGHYVALFPAGTEPLGDKPIPADRVLLPYSLIQTFQDATAPIGKVDGDTLRRNLAALDKSVEGAPDTLRTTLDTVGSYIDAIDRQRTQVSNAIAVADEYVTMYDGAKSDLRRLMENANLLETVLLDKRAELRESIALLNSVVQRVAALAPSWDATLKPKAQQLADALPRLEQMGGQLEPIISSAHDLSRKLQGLVIPEGGIVVDQSGETTQPAAAVCVPLPGKAC; encoded by the coding sequence ATGCAACGGGTGAGAATGTGGTTCGGCGGCAATACGCCGATCCTCGACGAACCGGCCCGGCTGCGCAAAGAAGTGCGACTCGGCATTATCGGTGCGGTGCTCGTTGTTATCGTAATGGGCGCTGCCGCAGCGCTTTACGTGATTCCGTTCGGCAAGACGACTTATACCGCGGAGCTGTCCGAGGCGCAGTCGGTGAAGTCCGGCGACGATATCCGATTGGCGGGCATCTCGGTCGGCACCGTGAAATCGCTGGAGCTGAAACCGGATAAGGTCGTCATGCGGTTCACCGTCGATTCCGATGTTTTCGTCGGTGACCAGACCTCGCTGGAGGTGCGCATGCTCACCGTGGTCGGCGGCCATTACGTCGCGCTGTTCCCGGCGGGCACCGAGCCGCTCGGCGACAAGCCGATTCCGGCCGATCGAGTTCTCCTGCCCTACAGTCTGATTCAAACGTTCCAGGATGCGACGGCACCGATCGGCAAGGTCGACGGTGATACTTTGCGGCGCAATCTGGCGGCACTGGACAAGTCGGTCGAGGGTGCGCCGGATACCTTGCGTACCACGCTGGATACGGTCGGCAGCTATATCGATGCCATCGACCGCCAGCGCACCCAGGTGTCGAATGCCATTGCGGTGGCGGATGAATACGTGACCATGTACGACGGCGCGAAGAGTGATCTGCGCAGGTTGATGGAGAATGCCAATCTGCTCGAGACCGTACTCCTCGATAAGCGCGCCGAGCTGCGCGAATCGATTGCCTTGCTCAACAGCGTGGTTCAGCGGGTCGCGGCCCTCGCGCCGTCATGGGACGCCACGCTGAAACCCAAGGCGCAGCAGTTGGCCGATGCGCTGCCGCGGCTGGAACAGATGGGCGGTCAGTTGGAGCCGATCATCTCCTCCGCACATGATCTGAGTCGGAAGTTGCAGGGTCTGGTGATTCCTGAGGGCGGGATCGTGGTGGATCAGTCCGGCGAAACCACCCAACCCGCCGCGGCGGTGTGTGTGCCGCTCCCCGGTAAGGCGTGCTGA
- a CDS encoding MlaD family protein produces MTVRGAAWRLGVFAAVMIVVLSLVLTAIKRPVAGDTEAHDALFTDANGLKVGDDVRMYGVQVGKVEGLSIDGIKAKVRLTVQTSTPIYDNSTLAIRYQNLTGQRYIDLQQQPNPGVRLPANAVVDTKMTLPSFDVTSLFNGLKPVLATMSPEAVNQFTESMLAVIEGDGSGLGPAMDAIGKLSKYVGDRQTVIATLVRNMSELADRVGGRVHYLVPLLARLTDIFQALQANIGGLAEFAMNAPSVLGPLDRLLATVGLTAGSGADIDGLIRKLFPDPQEAVDVFGKLPGLLASIDNAVPRSIAGWKPECSKGNAELPNPVQVLIGGQQVAVCNG; encoded by the coding sequence ATGACGGTGCGTGGGGCGGCCTGGCGGCTCGGTGTCTTCGCCGCGGTGATGATCGTGGTGCTCTCGCTGGTACTGACGGCAATCAAGCGGCCGGTGGCCGGTGATACCGAGGCGCACGATGCGCTGTTCACCGATGCCAATGGCCTGAAGGTCGGCGATGACGTGCGCATGTACGGCGTGCAGGTCGGCAAGGTCGAGGGCCTATCGATCGACGGCATCAAGGCCAAGGTCCGGCTCACCGTGCAGACCTCGACGCCGATATATGACAACAGCACCCTGGCCATTCGCTACCAAAACCTCACCGGCCAGCGGTATATCGACCTGCAGCAGCAGCCGAATCCCGGTGTCCGGCTGCCCGCGAACGCGGTCGTCGATACCAAGATGACGCTTCCGTCCTTCGATGTGACCAGCCTGTTCAACGGCCTGAAACCGGTGCTGGCCACCATGTCTCCGGAGGCGGTCAACCAGTTCACCGAAAGCATGCTCGCGGTGATCGAGGGCGACGGTTCGGGTTTGGGTCCGGCCATGGATGCCATCGGCAAGCTGAGCAAATACGTCGGCGATCGGCAGACGGTGATCGCGACGCTGGTGCGCAATATGTCCGAACTCGCCGACCGGGTCGGTGGCCGGGTGCACTATCTGGTTCCGCTACTGGCCCGGCTGACCGATATTTTCCAAGCGCTGCAGGCGAATATCGGCGGCCTCGCCGAATTCGCGATGAACGCGCCTTCGGTGCTCGGACCGCTCGACCGGCTGCTCGCCACCGTCGGCCTGACCGCCGGCAGCGGCGCGGATATCGACGGGCTCATCCGCAAACTCTTCCCCGACCCGCAGGAAGCCGTCGACGTTTTCGGCAAGCTGCCCGGGCTGCTCGCCTCGATCGACAATGCCGTGCCGCGCAGCATCGCGGGCTGGAAGCCCGAATGCAGCAAAGGGAATGCGGAGCTGCCGAATCCGGTGCAGGTGCTGATCGGCGGACAGCAGGTGGCCGTATGCAACGGGTGA
- a CDS encoding MlaD family protein, whose protein sequence is MLNRVLGSQAFMSIASAVIVAALALAGYVIAFDPLQRTESYCAIMPDSIGLYPGNQVTMRGITVGTVTAVQNQGKNVRVDFDVDADHPVYADASATTVSDTVVADRNLAVLSSGKNMQRWDSGQCITKTLTPKSLTETLTALSSLSDQLNGPDPAQQNSLAKGLASLDAATVGTGPQVNELIRKLGSALKAPDADIGHLAGIFDAFASVSQKVNQYWGDLQSMLVRIGPALDHASTELLGPAVQLFDGLRQILPMLNDITAMFGDPIMRALDASVPLIKLLRANVGSLRDVVLMTPALTSAFRTVVSDGAPGITYAPPKVAIAQQNAEEVCAAVNAVAPGKCVDAANGMVDVQLVPLVLGLAGGS, encoded by the coding sequence ATGCTGAATCGGGTGCTCGGCTCACAGGCGTTCATGTCGATCGCGAGTGCTGTTATTGTCGCCGCGCTTGCTCTCGCCGGATATGTCATCGCTTTCGATCCGCTGCAGCGGACCGAATCCTATTGCGCGATAATGCCCGACAGCATCGGGCTGTATCCCGGCAACCAGGTGACGATGCGCGGCATCACGGTCGGCACGGTGACCGCGGTGCAGAACCAGGGCAAGAATGTGCGGGTCGATTTCGATGTCGATGCCGACCATCCGGTGTACGCCGATGCCTCGGCAACCACTGTGTCCGATACCGTGGTCGCCGATCGCAATCTGGCCGTGTTGTCCAGCGGAAAGAATATGCAGCGCTGGGACAGCGGACAGTGCATCACCAAGACGCTCACCCCCAAGAGCCTCACCGAAACGCTGACCGCGCTGTCCTCGCTGTCCGACCAGCTCAACGGACCCGATCCGGCCCAACAGAATTCGCTGGCCAAGGGGCTCGCCTCGCTCGACGCCGCGACCGTGGGCACCGGACCGCAGGTCAACGAGCTGATTCGCAAACTCGGCTCCGCTCTGAAAGCGCCGGACGCCGATATCGGCCATTTGGCAGGCATTTTCGATGCGTTCGCCTCGGTATCGCAGAAGGTGAACCAATATTGGGGCGATTTGCAGTCCATGCTGGTGCGGATCGGCCCGGCACTGGATCATGCGAGTACCGAATTGCTCGGTCCCGCAGTGCAACTATTCGATGGTCTGCGCCAGATCCTGCCCATGCTCAATGACATCACCGCGATGTTCGGTGATCCGATCATGCGCGCGCTGGATGCCAGCGTGCCACTGATCAAGCTCTTGCGCGCCAATGTCGGTTCGCTGCGCGATGTCGTGCTCATGACCCCCGCGCTCACCTCGGCATTCCGCACGGTGGTCTCCGATGGCGCGCCGGGTATCACCTATGCGCCGCCGAAGGTGGCCATCGCGCAGCAGAACGCCGAGGAGGTGTGTGCCGCGGTAAATGCCGTCGCGCCCGGCAAATGCGTGGATGCCGCGAATGGCATGGTCGACGTGCAACTCGTCCCGCTGGTACTGGGATTGGCAGGTGGATCATGA
- a CDS encoding TetR/AcrR family transcriptional regulator translates to MVAAITRKGMVGLNIDHVAAAAGCSRATVYRYVGGKSALRDAVLAGATARIAETIGQAVAAHTGPERITHAILAALAAVRADPVATAFLTTTNPNEVDTYLAGNPRLADAATELTGTGGDPLAGQWIVRVVLSLLFWPASDPSVERALVERYVLPAFTIHQ, encoded by the coding sequence GTGGTCGCCGCTATCACCCGCAAGGGCATGGTCGGACTGAATATCGACCACGTCGCCGCCGCGGCCGGATGCTCGCGCGCCACGGTCTACCGCTACGTCGGCGGAAAGTCGGCATTGCGCGATGCCGTATTGGCCGGTGCCACCGCCCGCATCGCCGAGACCATCGGGCAGGCCGTCGCCGCCCACACCGGCCCCGAACGCATCACTCACGCGATCCTCGCCGCACTCGCAGCCGTCCGCGCCGACCCGGTAGCCACGGCCTTCCTGACAACGACCAACCCGAACGAGGTCGACACCTATCTCGCGGGTAATCCCAGATTGGCCGATGCCGCAACGGAACTCACCGGAACCGGCGGTGACCCGCTCGCGGGACAGTGGATCGTCCGCGTGGTCCTCTCGCTATTGTTCTGGCCCGCAAGCGATCCCAGCGTCGAGCGAGCTCTCGTCGAACGCTACGTCCTGCCGGCCTTCACGATTCACCAGTAG
- a CDS encoding MlaD family protein — protein MSKRLMAVVLAAGIALGGCAFDPSSVPVPGTSVAGDTYRVRIEFANVLNLPAKAKVIANGAQIGTVDKVTVVPAAEAPAGRGGFVVVDADIAKSVQLPTTTIAELRQNTVLGDIHIALTTPPNGFGSLLGPGGTIPIERSRPPVQLEDTMAAMAFFVQGGAIGQLQDIINRFNSVLPQDPRETARIAKVMGGDAADLAANLDQVDSLLYGLLTNSEVLHNIRPELDSILSAESVQQVNAATNSFAGVANIFGVLGPVGRSMAWLAPLVQSNDAMLRAFVPMLTGGPLDLRSPSNLAILVALLRDKIIPFVEHGPKVNITGVRTDGVAVSEPEQVDRIIQTLRMIGAVR, from the coding sequence ATGAGTAAGCGTCTCATGGCGGTCGTGTTGGCGGCCGGAATTGCTTTGGGTGGCTGTGCCTTCGATCCGTCATCGGTGCCGGTCCCCGGCACATCGGTAGCCGGAGACACCTATCGCGTGCGGATCGAATTCGCGAATGTGTTGAATCTGCCCGCCAAGGCCAAGGTAATCGCCAACGGTGCCCAGATCGGCACGGTCGACAAGGTCACCGTCGTCCCGGCGGCCGAAGCGCCGGCGGGCCGCGGCGGATTCGTGGTGGTCGATGCCGATATCGCGAAGTCGGTGCAGTTGCCGACCACGACCATTGCGGAACTGCGCCAGAACACCGTGCTCGGCGATATCCATATCGCATTGACCACGCCGCCCAATGGTTTCGGTTCGCTGCTCGGACCCGGCGGCACCATTCCGATCGAGCGGTCCAGGCCACCGGTGCAGCTCGAGGACACCATGGCCGCCATGGCCTTCTTCGTCCAGGGTGGTGCGATCGGTCAGCTGCAAGACATCATCAATCGGTTCAATTCCGTACTGCCGCAGGATCCTCGGGAGACGGCGCGGATCGCGAAGGTGATGGGCGGCGATGCCGCGGATCTGGCGGCGAATCTGGACCAAGTGGATTCGCTGCTGTACGGTCTGCTCACCAATTCCGAAGTGCTGCACAATATTCGGCCCGAACTGGACAGTATCCTCAGTGCGGAGTCGGTACAGCAGGTGAATGCGGCGACGAATTCGTTTGCCGGAGTGGCGAATATCTTCGGCGTGCTCGGCCCGGTCGGTCGCTCGATGGCTTGGCTGGCGCCGCTGGTGCAGTCCAATGACGCGATGCTGCGGGCCTTCGTGCCGATGCTGACCGGCGGGCCGCTGGACCTGCGGTCGCCCTCGAACCTGGCCATACTCGTCGCGTTATTGCGCGACAAGATCATTCCGTTCGTGGAGCACGGGCCGAAGGTGAATATCACCGGCGTGCGTACCGATGGGGTCGCGGTATCCGAACCCGAGCAGGTGGATCGGATCATTCAGACATTGCGCATGATCGGAGCGGTCCGATGA
- a CDS encoding MlaD family protein, whose product MKVGSLVSLGGIAAILILGASYLTFGVVRFDPLADYTNASMVLRNSGSLGVGSPILLTGIPIGRVTSMENTAAGVEVGFRVDKRQQVPTDSTVTIEQLSALGEPYVQFVPNTDGGPYLKDGQRLDTRDIRPPLSIPEVARLVTETMNQLDPQVVGSIVDTLGKSISGTSAVMPELARSGDLLAATIMTRAPKIAELLNGFQLAASDIEWAGPATTIGAPNLVRFGQSLDDLVEAVGRLVTAGGSPEMYLEGDGLVPFLQRVTEWMDKVGPELKSLIPGLRPLADAVTATAPRIDLSSLISQALQETGDDAVKVRVGIR is encoded by the coding sequence ATGAAGGTGGGTTCGCTGGTCTCACTCGGCGGCATTGCCGCCATCCTGATCCTCGGCGCGAGCTATCTGACCTTCGGTGTGGTGCGGTTCGATCCGCTCGCCGATTACACCAATGCCTCGATGGTGCTGCGGAATTCGGGCAGCCTGGGAGTCGGTTCGCCGATCCTGCTCACCGGCATCCCGATCGGCAGGGTTACCTCGATGGAGAATACGGCCGCGGGCGTCGAAGTCGGCTTCCGCGTCGACAAGAGACAGCAGGTGCCGACCGACAGCACCGTCACCATCGAACAGCTCTCCGCACTCGGCGAGCCCTATGTCCAGTTCGTGCCGAATACCGACGGCGGTCCATATCTGAAGGACGGACAGCGGCTCGACACCAGGGACATTCGCCCGCCGCTATCGATTCCGGAGGTGGCGCGGCTGGTCACCGAGACCATGAACCAGCTCGACCCCCAGGTGGTCGGCTCGATCGTGGATACGCTCGGCAAGTCGATCTCCGGCACGTCCGCGGTGATGCCGGAACTGGCGCGCTCGGGCGATCTGCTCGCCGCCACCATCATGACCAGAGCCCCGAAGATCGCCGAACTGCTCAATGGCTTTCAGCTGGCCGCGAGCGATATCGAATGGGCCGGACCGGCCACCACAATCGGCGCGCCCAATCTTGTGCGGTTCGGTCAGTCGCTGGACGATCTCGTCGAGGCAGTCGGTCGGTTGGTCACTGCGGGAGGCAGCCCGGAGATGTATCTGGAGGGCGATGGTCTGGTGCCATTCCTGCAGCGGGTGACCGAATGGATGGACAAGGTCGGGCCGGAGCTGAAATCGCTGATCCCAGGGTTGCGACCGCTGGCCGACGCGGTCACCGCCACCGCGCCGCGCATCGATCTCAGCAGTCTGATCAGCCAGGCGCTACAGGAAACCGGAGATGACGCCGTCAAAGTGCGCGTCGGCATCAGATAG
- a CDS encoding cytochrome P450, giving the protein MPLRVIAATTRPADFSSNLTAALVRRPDGSAAVFDLDGGGQAIHVLATGDDPTHQAHRKLVLPALVAKRVRALEPTITAAADRLWEEGLRDGHIEWMSAMGDRLPMTLVAKLIGLPDADISQLLAWGYTSNELLDGVVTTDRLVVVVTAATELAGNLRHQLVQACDHPGDNLLGDLANACATGELTRDVAVLILIQLVGAGGESTAGLIGNATRVLATDPALQTRLRAEPDMLVTFLEEVLRLESPFRAHHRHVVHDTALGDTDLPAGSHLLLLWSAANRDPAIFPAPNEIRLDRPAQRNHLAFGKGIHFCVGAALARLEARVALQTLLARSTTFRISPNPDAAQWVPSIFVRRHRRLDLTIH; this is encoded by the coding sequence ATGCCCTTGCGGGTGATAGCGGCGACCACCCGCCCCGCCGACTTCTCCTCCAACCTCACCGCCGCCCTGGTGCGCCGACCCGATGGTTCGGCGGCGGTCTTCGATTTGGATGGCGGGGGACAGGCCATCCACGTCCTGGCCACCGGTGACGACCCGACCCACCAGGCGCACCGCAAACTGGTGCTGCCCGCGCTTGTCGCGAAACGCGTTCGCGCACTGGAACCCACCATTACCGCTGCGGCGGATCGACTGTGGGAGGAAGGTCTCCGTGACGGACACATCGAGTGGATGTCGGCCATGGGCGACCGATTGCCGATGACCTTGGTGGCCAAGCTGATCGGCTTGCCCGATGCGGACATTTCCCAGTTGCTGGCCTGGGGCTATACGAGTAACGAACTGCTCGACGGCGTGGTCACCACCGACCGGCTGGTTGTCGTCGTAACCGCCGCAACCGAACTCGCCGGCAATCTGCGCCACCAACTCGTCCAAGCCTGCGACCATCCGGGCGACAACCTTCTCGGTGATCTGGCAAACGCCTGTGCCACAGGTGAACTCACCCGCGATGTCGCCGTCCTGATCCTCATCCAACTCGTCGGCGCGGGCGGCGAATCCACCGCGGGCCTCATCGGCAATGCGACCCGAGTTCTCGCCACCGATCCCGCGCTCCAGACCCGGCTCCGCGCCGAACCCGACATGCTCGTCACGTTCCTCGAAGAGGTCCTGCGCCTGGAGTCTCCGTTCCGCGCCCACCACCGCCACGTCGTCCACGACACCGCCCTCGGCGACACCGATCTCCCCGCGGGTAGCCACCTCCTCCTACTGTGGTCTGCCGCCAATCGCGATCCCGCAATCTTCCCCGCGCCCAATGAAATCCGCCTCGACCGCCCGGCTCAGCGCAATCACCTTGCGTTCGGCAAGGGCATACATTTCTGCGTCGGCGCTGCCTTGGCCCGGCTGGAGGCCCGTGTTGCTCTGCAAACCCTTCTGGCCCGCAGCACGACGTTCCGTATATCGCCGAATCCCGATGCAGCCCAATGGGTTCCCAGCATTTTCGTGCGCCGCCACCGTCGCTTGGACCTCACCATCCATTGA